The sequence gttgcagaaattgtagttattacacaaacggccagcaggtggcagcagagcaaaggagagcaaccaggtccatgtagaaaaaaagctcaattacttacaattttaaatagatttgtgaaaactgatgaaacttagctctcttctaatgctaattgctgcaaaacggaaacagatagaaactttttttttcctgatgaaagaagagactttaatctttcttttgataggttccatgcttttatagcaatagaacacaatattctgtgggccttgcaaaatcagtcaaaattcagtaaaacagactggacgggattgcttctgtgaaaatgagttaatggcacctgtttttcgataccctcccttctttactttgaccatctccaaacatttttttattttgtttattttatttgaaccgagtcaaatgccatttttaagcgtatgtcacgggccactgcaaaacggacggcgggccgcaaatggccccctggggcccgtagtttggacacctccgCTTTCGCGCAAATTGGGACTCCATTGGTCTTACCCATGGCAGGCTGTTACTGCAGGTGAACTCCCAGGAAGCGATGGTGGTGGGGCAGGTGTAGCGTTCCAAAACAATGTAGGCAGCCTCCGTGTCGGCGACAAAGTTAAACTCGCCGCATGTTGTGGTGTTGCCCCTGGCTGTACACATCACACAGCATGTCACGCAAGAGGTCGCTGAGGAAAAGAGCTTCGAGTGCATTTAGGAAAGGATCGACTACAGTCAATGTTGCCTCCCATGATGTAGAGAGCCTTAAGCTTCTTGGGAAGGGAAGGATCCAGTTGCACTGCGACCGCGAGGTTCGTCAAAGGTGCTGTGGCCACCAGAGTCACCTACGGGACAATTAAGACACGTCCTGCTGACTCTCACCCGGGATTGACATTTACACCGGATGCAGTTGcggtgcgtgtgcgttgcgtgtcgactgcgtcctTCCGCAAGGATCGACCTttattttcaataatatttaCCCATCTAAAGAATTATTGAGATTACGATTTCATATTGAGGATAACATCTGTTCGTTCTGTGATGGAGATGTTGAAACTACTGACCATATGTTCTTTTCATGTCCTATGACTCAACTATTTTGGAAAGCTTTAAGTCTCTGGATTACACCTGTGTTCGCCTCATTCCCAGCATCTTTATCCATTGATCATATCATTTTCGGGCTCATCCTTcgaaacaaaaatgaagaaattTCTGTTAATATCATTTTATGTATGGCAAAATTTTTCATTCACAagaaaaaatttcaaaaatctCCCCCCATCCTTCAAAATTTTGTAAACGAATTTAGAATGTATATTAAATCTTTGCAATTGATTAAAAGGCCCAAAgtacaaattatatataatatcttgaaaaaaaatacctcttGTGTTGTGAATGCCctgatttcatttttgtaattttttttttttgtttatttacaatTGTATGTGTACATTCTATGTTTGATCATTGTGTATATTTTTCTGTAAACTACTGTTCCTTTGGCAATTATTGTTGACTTATACTGAAAATCTTTGATTGTTACCATGTTTGTATgtcttacagcaaaaaaaaaaaaaaagacctttattttctatttttgccggacgctgCAGCGGTCGGcttccggcaaatggcaagctagcacaaaacacatcgagcgggacaggaagaccgacgcagtttcaaaaataaatttccggttacctttcaagataaaacactcgccagctcctatttcgcaagcatgctagcaaaacgtgacgtgggcgtaagacggcgaggtgctcattcacggtttaggcaccagcgaacatggacgaggagaggtttataatggaggtagaaagccagaaaataataaaagtccacctctctttctgcttctctgttgagcacagactttctgtgtgtttgtcgttgtttttaatgccacgtgatcgcgcgcggtcacgcgagacacggcgggaagtggtcggcgacggagcttttaaaaaaaatatatatatatttttatttttttttaagtctagttttgtattttttacctaaaactgttgttttcatttatttatttatttttatttcacactttcaaatacaaaacaatgaatacaaagctcaacaaaacaaaaacaaattaacctTCCAGGGGTTATACAAGACTCGACAATcatacataaatgttttcataTCGCTCAGACTTGATACAATGAAGGGATTGTAAATATAACTTAAATTCTATCAGAAAAACAGCAAAGATGAGAGGCGATTTGAGAAGTCTTCGTTTGTGAATAAAGAATTTGGCAAAGcctaaaattaaattatagcACAGTTCTTCGTTTTTGTCTCCAAGAAAAGTTCCAAATGTTACAATGTCTCTTGTTATAAGTCGATCTCCAATGTCTGTAATGTCTGATTTATCGTATTTATTTCCaatgttattattgttgcatTTACCAGGGAAAAAGAGTACTAGTAAGATATTGTCTAATGAacttgtttgtgcattttctgtcagTGAGAGAAATCCCTTGAATATTAATGGTACCCAATTGTgggtggtcggcgacggagctgccggaccgcagctgtgcggagccggcgcgagttgcccaaaaaaaattgacgcgtccggagcacgcagtcaagtcGCAccacaccgcagccgcaccgcaaccggtgtcAACCCGGGGTCACTCCGAAATGAAAACTCGCTTAGCTCGTTTGCCTTACCTCGCCCTGGTTCTGCTTGACCATTTTGATTAAGGCCTGGAccccttttttcttctttaccaGTTCCAAACCCGGAGCATCAGGATCTGGGACGTCACCCAGCCCGTCCTTCCCATGGTAATCGCTGGCATGTTGTTTGTTCGACAGGAGTGGTTGCGAGCATCCCGCGTACACTGGGATCTTTGGATTTAACAGCTTAGCAACACTCCGAAGCGTTTACGTACGGTATAGCTGAATTAGAACGAAAAACCGCAGCTACTTACATCCAGCCTGTTGCACACCTTGAGAACCCGGAGGGTGTTTTTCAGGACTTTCTCAAGGGGGGTGTTGCCATGGCAGCAAGTGATGCCCAGTATCTCCACATCGGGCGCTGACAGGGCCATCATGATGGCCTGAGCGTCATCCACCCCTGTGTCCACATCGAGGATTAGCTTCCTTTTCATCCTGCAATCaagcacaagaagaagaagcatgTGTCAGATGGAAATTTACGCTCAACTGATCTTgacactcgccgccattttcacatttcgcaatcccgttcgctcccggctgttttactggattttgactgatttcgcaagacccacagaatattttgttctattgctattaaaaaacatggaacctatcaaaagaaagattaaagtctcttctttcatcaggaagagaaaatatgtttctatctttctatccgttttgcagcaattagcattagaagagagctaagtttacttagttttcaaaaatctattcaaaattgtaagtaatttaactttttttctatatgcctctggttgatctcctcctttgctctgctgccacctgctggccgtttgtataataactaccatttctctgcaaccgttctttgcagttgagaagctgcatcaaagccttctgtatgctctagcataaaaaaataaataaataaaaagaattttaaaaaaaagaagtaaaaatacgtctttgggaaacttaaaacgtaaaaaaaaagtatttacatgttattgggagcaaatgagttaagtgtcatGGACACAGCTGACAAAATATGAGGttagcaaaacaaaataaaaaaactaaacaaaaaaacaaagcaacaacaacaaacaaagcaTTTGAAACATAGGCATAAGTCAAATATATTTGACGTACTCATGCATGCATGTTCATGTGTATAAAGTGTGAATGCTCAcaatggagaagaaaaaaaaaattgtgtaataGGACACATAAGGAAGCCAGTTtctgccagtaaaaaaaaaaaaaaaaaaaaaaaacttaatggaGGAAGCCTGTTTCTGTGCctgtaaaaaaaagattattttttttaactctatggaaaacataaaaaaaaagaaaaaagaagagatCTATATAATACACAAAGAGATGCactataattaa is a genomic window of Festucalex cinctus isolate MCC-2025b chromosome 2, RoL_Fcin_1.0, whole genome shotgun sequence containing:
- the LOC144013420 gene encoding inosine-uridine preferring nucleoside hydrolase-like, whose amino-acid sequence is MKRKLILDVDTGVDDAQAIMMALSAPDVEILGITCCHGNTPLEKVLKNTLRVLKVCNRLDIPVYAGCSQPLLSNKQHASDYHGKDGLGDVPDPDAPGLELVKKKKGVQALIKMVKQNQGEVTLVATAPLTNLAVAVQLDPSLPKKLKALYIMGGNIDSRGNTTTCGEFNFVADTEAAYIVLERYTCPTTIASWEFTCSNSLPWSFCDQWLSLKTEKAAFMKNISCLSRTKSQSADYQKEITAGKGFNACDTYALAAAIDNSLITESEQVAVTVELNGAFTRGMMVLDYMDLLKKKHKVTIIKKVDLEKFKQMLVKALQ